The following coding sequences are from one Natrarchaeobaculum sulfurireducens window:
- a CDS encoding nicotinate phosphoribosyltransferase, producing MSNPFGTVPPEAILEGSATDAYFERTRATLEHAGKNPHVVAEVTADQFSTGAFEVFTGVADAATLLEGRAVDVDAFPDGQLFDGGPVMRLEGPYLEFAELETALLGLLSQPSGFATAALEVRLAAPDSLVLSFGARHVHPSIAAVVERAALLAGLDGFSHVAAGDILGREASGTMPHALMFCFGEGNQSDAWRAFDEAVSEDTPRIALVDTFWDEKSESLLAAETLGDDLDGVRIDTTGSRRGDFRHIIREVRWELDARGYEDIDIFCSGGLGPEQLRDLRDVADGFGVGSHITNCDPVDFSLDIVEIAGEPLSKRGKLAGVKDVYRTPDGDHHVTLADRDGPTDGEALLEPLVRDGEVVREFDLETATERCLADAEAVGFGADE from the coding sequence ATGTCAAACCCGTTCGGAACCGTTCCACCCGAGGCGATCCTCGAGGGGTCCGCGACGGACGCCTACTTCGAGCGCACCCGGGCGACGCTCGAGCACGCCGGCAAGAACCCACACGTCGTCGCCGAGGTGACCGCCGACCAGTTCTCGACCGGCGCGTTCGAGGTGTTTACTGGCGTCGCAGACGCCGCGACGCTGCTCGAGGGGCGAGCCGTCGACGTCGACGCCTTCCCCGACGGCCAGCTGTTCGACGGCGGCCCCGTGATGCGTCTCGAGGGGCCGTACCTCGAGTTCGCCGAACTCGAGACCGCCCTGCTCGGGCTACTCTCTCAGCCGAGTGGCTTCGCGACGGCGGCGCTCGAGGTGCGGCTTGCAGCGCCCGACTCGCTCGTCCTCTCGTTCGGTGCCCGGCACGTCCACCCCTCGATCGCGGCGGTCGTCGAGCGCGCGGCGCTTCTGGCTGGCCTGGACGGCTTTTCCCACGTCGCGGCGGGCGACATCCTCGGCCGGGAGGCGAGCGGGACGATGCCCCACGCGCTCATGTTCTGTTTCGGTGAGGGCAACCAGTCCGACGCCTGGCGGGCGTTCGACGAAGCGGTCTCCGAGGACACGCCCCGCATCGCGCTGGTCGACACCTTCTGGGACGAAAAAAGCGAGAGCCTTCTGGCAGCCGAGACGCTCGGCGACGACTTAGACGGCGTCCGCATCGACACGACCGGCTCTCGACGTGGCGACTTCCGACACATCATCCGCGAAGTCCGCTGGGAACTCGACGCGCGGGGCTACGAGGACATCGACATCTTCTGCAGTGGCGGCCTCGGTCCCGAGCAACTCCGTGACCTGCGAGACGTGGCCGACGGCTTCGGCGTTGGCAGTCATATAACGAACTGCGATCCGGTCGACTTCAGCCTCGATATCGTCGAAATAGCGGGCGAGCCACTCTCCAAGCGCGGCAAACTCGCCGGCGTCAAGGACGTCTACCGTACCCCCGACGGCGACCACCACGTCACGCTCGCCGACCGCGACGGGCCCACCGATGGCGAGGCGCTGCTCGAGCCGCTCGTCCGCGACGGCGAGGTCGTCCGTGAGTTCGACCTCGAGACGGCGACCGAACGCTGTCTGGCCGACGCCGAGGCGGTCGGGTTCGGTGCCGACGAATAA
- a CDS encoding Hvo_1808 family surface protein, whose amino-acid sequence MRRGTLFAVVVLVVLSGCTVPGTPGQLDTDRELGSVAGYAADDEFAFGEEATLTEDELEAVTYRSMARLEVIRGMKFERAVDIEVITREEYREQRGEPEAASTFRNEVWRAPFVVDGETDVNDEFEALYGDAVQGYYSSDRIVLVADDSDEIRIDRGTLVHELTHALQDQHFGLEREGETIDERRAELGLIEGEANYLPYLYDERCADEWQCLPDPGTPAELEPGDRPFNLGLFLSIYAPYAEGPAFVSHLHETEGWSAVDRAFDDRPVSTSQVIHPARYPDDEPVDVDITDRSSDAWDPITDDDDGEIRTETIGEATLFGSLWTNGVVDRPLTEGGSELAPYNYTHPTTDGWAGDTLTAYEHTDEETDDNVTAHVWKLAWADAADAEAFADAYRGVLEANGADPVDAGADSDTYRIDDGGFAGAFHVFVDDERVTIVGGPDVDALEEIHATADGDASTDADADVDTDATLEAGGNASANASMAADVDLDVAASADVEVAASVDAPTATGSSLGSAVS is encoded by the coding sequence ATGCGTCGGGGGACTCTCTTCGCGGTCGTCGTTCTCGTCGTCCTCTCGGGCTGTACGGTTCCCGGAACGCCGGGGCAACTCGATACTGACCGCGAACTCGGCTCTGTGGCGGGCTATGCCGCCGATGACGAGTTCGCGTTCGGGGAGGAGGCGACGCTCACCGAGGACGAACTCGAGGCCGTCACCTATCGCTCGATGGCACGTCTCGAGGTGATACGTGGCATGAAGTTCGAACGCGCCGTCGATATCGAGGTGATCACACGCGAGGAGTACCGCGAGCAGCGCGGCGAGCCCGAGGCGGCGTCGACGTTCAGAAACGAGGTATGGCGGGCACCGTTCGTCGTCGACGGCGAAACCGACGTTAACGACGAATTCGAGGCACTCTACGGCGATGCCGTCCAGGGCTACTACTCGAGCGATCGGATCGTCCTCGTTGCCGACGACAGCGACGAGATCCGGATCGATCGCGGGACGCTCGTCCACGAACTCACGCACGCACTTCAGGATCAGCACTTCGGCCTCGAGCGCGAGGGGGAGACGATCGACGAGCGCCGCGCGGAACTGGGACTGATCGAGGGCGAGGCGAACTACCTGCCATACCTGTACGACGAGCGCTGTGCCGACGAGTGGCAGTGTCTCCCCGATCCCGGCACGCCGGCCGAACTCGAGCCCGGGGATCGTCCGTTCAACCTCGGGTTGTTCCTCTCTATTTACGCCCCGTACGCCGAGGGACCGGCGTTCGTCTCGCACCTCCACGAGACCGAGGGCTGGTCGGCCGTCGATCGGGCGTTCGACGACCGCCCGGTGAGCACCTCGCAGGTGATCCATCCCGCGCGATATCCGGACGACGAGCCGGTCGACGTCGACATCACCGATCGCTCGAGCGACGCGTGGGACCCGATCACCGACGACGACGACGGCGAGATTCGGACGGAGACGATCGGCGAGGCGACGCTGTTCGGGTCGCTGTGGACGAACGGCGTCGTCGATCGCCCGCTTACCGAGGGCGGCTCCGAGCTGGCACCCTACAACTACACCCACCCGACGACCGATGGCTGGGCCGGTGATACGCTCACGGCGTACGAACACACCGACGAGGAGACGGACGACAACGTGACGGCCCACGTCTGGAAACTCGCCTGGGCGGACGCCGCCGACGCCGAGGCGTTCGCGGACGCCTACCGAGGGGTCCTCGAGGCCAACGGTGCCGACCCGGTTGATGCCGGGGCCGACAGCGACACCTACCGCATCGACGACGGCGGCTTCGCTGGGGCTTTCCACGTATTCGTCGACGACGAGCGGGTGACGATCGTCGGCGGGCCGGACGTCGACGCCCTCGAGGAGATCCACGCCACCGCCGACGGAGACGCGAGCACTGATGCTGACGCCGATGTCGATACAGACGCAACCCTCGAAGCCGGTGGGAACGCGAGCGCCAACGCCAGTATGGCCGCGGATGTTGACCTCGACGTAGCCGCAAGCGCTGACGTCGAGGTGGCCGCAAGCGTCGACGCCCCCACGGCGACCGGGAGCAGTCTCGGGTCTGCTGTGTCCTGA
- a CDS encoding TIGR00296 family protein, translating into MSQGQGVDLSYEDGARAVELAREAVESYVQHGQREQPGSMREAFYERTGAFVRLESTRGRGSLRGCAGGYRSGEQLGHVIVDAAIEAASENSCGSEVTPSELPNLTVSVCAVRNVVLTDDPLADLELGTHGVAIDGGEGGWLYPTVPVENGWSEREYLDRTCRKARLAPGAWQDDDVVVTLFEGQVFRERKGDGSIEEV; encoded by the coding sequence ATGTCCCAGGGACAGGGCGTCGACCTCTCTTACGAGGACGGGGCGCGTGCAGTCGAACTCGCACGCGAAGCCGTCGAATCCTACGTACAACACGGGCAACGAGAACAACCAGGCAGCATGCGCGAGGCGTTTTACGAGCGAACCGGCGCGTTCGTCCGCCTCGAGTCTACACGCGGCCGGGGGAGCTTGCGCGGCTGTGCGGGTGGCTACCGCTCGGGTGAGCAGCTCGGTCACGTCATCGTCGACGCGGCGATCGAGGCTGCAAGCGAGAACTCCTGTGGCTCCGAGGTTACGCCCTCCGAGCTACCAAATCTCACGGTCTCGGTCTGTGCAGTCCGAAACGTCGTTCTCACGGACGATCCACTCGCCGACCTCGAACTCGGCACCCACGGTGTCGCGATCGACGGCGGTGAAGGTGGCTGGCTCTACCCCACCGTCCCCGTCGAAAACGGCTGGAGCGAACGTGAGTACCTCGATCGAACCTGTCGGAAGGCCCGACTCGCACCCGGAGCCTGGCAGGACGACGACGTCGTCGTCACGCTGTTTGAAGGGCAGGTCTTCCGCGAGCGCAAAGGCGACGGGAGCATCGAAGAAGTCTAA
- a CDS encoding OsmC family protein, translating to MSGEDTTLSRYTLEGTRESPKRMTVDTGEATFEIGHDVNPVEYLLGSVAGCLNSTATMVARDMDIRIEELTVTVEGGVNYDSYMGTETDDRPGLQGLEVTLEIDADASDDELSAWLEAVKARCPVTDNVENETGIDVTLESG from the coding sequence ATGTCAGGCGAAGATACCACGCTCTCGCGGTACACCCTCGAGGGGACCAGAGAGAGCCCGAAGCGGATGACCGTCGACACCGGCGAGGCGACGTTCGAGATCGGACACGACGTGAACCCGGTCGAGTACTTACTCGGATCGGTGGCTGGTTGTCTCAACTCGACGGCGACGATGGTCGCCCGGGACATGGACATACGGATCGAGGAGTTGACCGTGACCGTCGAGGGCGGTGTCAACTACGACTCGTATATGGGCACCGAAACCGACGATCGTCCGGGACTACAGGGACTCGAGGTAACCCTCGAAATCGACGCCGACGCGAGCGACGACGAACTTTCGGCGTGGCTCGAGGCAGTGAAAGCCCGCTGTCCGGTCACGGACAACGTCGAGAACGAGACGGGTATCGACGTGACACTCGAGTCGGGCTGA
- a CDS encoding RNA-guided endonuclease TnpB family protein — MSNRPQRTNEYTADPASERYRQCLFEWLAAHAPLWNQINYRRRQQYFQEDGDVWDAEYTDLYDDYAPILGKATCQQVARKNSEAWRSHFQLLDKYYDDSNTALTDKPSPPGYWGNRDDGYELHGLVRNDLYTIDWDEKRSTLEFGVGDALEEKYGFDYNERVTLGVRGNPQWNGDDARLELVYDEAADRIRVKHPVRIRPDRLQEQRLDAFTHTLQTENTTHVAAIDVGANNTLAIVTSTGETAVYHARPEFERFRVLSGQIATLQSQLPDDRYTSRRIQRIYDERGEKRDHSRDAAVKHAAEWLLSRNVDTVYVGDLTDVLKAHWSASVSEKTHAFWSHRQLVERIELTFGDVSIGVEPVSEANSSSECPKCESNNVVRDGDEFRCHDCGLDAHSDVAGAWNLLQNEVGPMARPAALSAERDGDASLDDEGAYWEWDGHDWTPGSFGEQSSPVD, encoded by the coding sequence GTGAGCAACCGACCACAACGAACGAACGAGTACACCGCCGACCCCGCCAGTGAGCGATATCGGCAGTGCTTGTTCGAGTGGTTGGCCGCCCACGCCCCCTTGTGGAACCAGATCAACTACCGACGCCGACAACAATACTTCCAAGAAGACGGCGATGTCTGGGACGCCGAGTACACCGACCTCTACGATGACTACGCGCCCATCCTCGGCAAAGCCACCTGCCAACAGGTCGCCAGAAAAAACAGCGAGGCGTGGCGCAGTCACTTCCAACTCCTCGACAAATACTACGACGACTCCAACACTGCGCTAACCGACAAACCCAGTCCACCCGGCTACTGGGGGAACCGTGACGACGGATACGAGTTGCACGGCCTCGTCCGTAACGACCTCTACACCATCGATTGGGACGAGAAGCGGAGTACGTTGGAGTTCGGCGTCGGAGACGCACTCGAAGAGAAATACGGCTTCGACTACAACGAGCGCGTCACGCTCGGAGTGCGCGGTAACCCGCAGTGGAACGGTGACGATGCGCGGTTAGAACTCGTCTATGACGAAGCAGCAGACAGGATTCGTGTCAAGCATCCAGTTCGCATTCGGCCAGACAGATTGCAGGAACAGCGACTGGATGCGTTCACTCACACACTCCAAACGGAGAACACGACGCACGTTGCTGCTATCGATGTCGGCGCGAACAACACCCTTGCCATCGTCACCTCGACTGGGGAAACCGCCGTCTACCACGCTCGACCGGAGTTTGAACGGTTTCGCGTGTTGTCCGGTCAAATCGCTACGTTGCAATCACAGCTCCCCGACGATCGGTACACGAGTCGACGCATTCAGCGCATATACGATGAACGTGGTGAGAAACGCGATCACAGTCGTGACGCTGCCGTGAAACACGCCGCAGAGTGGCTCCTTTCGCGCAACGTGGATACGGTGTACGTTGGTGATCTGACCGACGTACTGAAAGCGCATTGGTCGGCGAGCGTGAGCGAGAAGACCCACGCGTTCTGGTCACACCGACAGTTGGTTGAACGCATCGAACTCACGTTCGGAGACGTTAGTATTGGCGTTGAGCCGGTGAGCGAGGCTAATTCGAGTAGCGAGTGTCCCAAGTGTGAGAGCAACAACGTCGTTCGAGATGGCGACGAGTTTCGGTGTCACGACTGTGGGTTGGATGCCCATAGTGATGTGGCGGGGGCGTGGAATCTGCTGCAAAACGAGGTTGGGCCGATGGCACGACCCGCCGCCCTATCTGCTGAACGCGATGGGGACGCATCCCTCGACGATGAGGGGGCGTACTGGGAGTGGGATGGACACGATTGGACACCCGGGAGTTTTGGGGAACAGTCGAGTCCGGTTGACTAA
- a CDS encoding Hvo_1808 family surface protein yields MDRSRTQLLVVLLAASLIVVLGVAAATGGLFSALSDGQSSLEADDTADRPDEPSTTETVGYVEGYWYDDDLPVDERDDAALEPDELEAVVYRSMARVEQIRELTFEDPVDVEVISREQFQEEDEDLFADVSDEERLHQEGVFEALFMIDRDTAAEDEVQSLFGDAVDGYYDPATDEIVLVSDDPDAPETDEVTLGHELLHALQDQHFDLQRYDRETIDQDAAKNGLIEGDAVWVDTEYEHRCGAEWDCVSPAGEPAGSGVMNWGLYLIVFQPYDDGPDYVDHLLEDDGWGAVDAAYDEPPASSSEVIRPGDERGPADIEVEDRSNDEWRQFEVDGEVATETVGEVGMVSMFAADVLDPDRPSVIDEDAFFEGDDGRVANIDYDQPYTDGWAGDELVTYVHDDALEADGTDEAVDHTAYVWESEWVSDDDAAQFLEGYVHLLEYYDAEPVDERQDTYEIDDGFPGAYALEADDETVTIVRAPSVDALDDVNEGAGPEGEDLLGNGALDAGDDDSTANEGSDDTDALGGPAGTGLGSVALAAVVVFGTGVVVLLVRDRRRARVAFVSSSRRKCSRHESSSTTIGTLG; encoded by the coding sequence ATGGACCGTAGCCGCACCCAGCTTCTCGTCGTCCTCCTCGCAGCGTCACTGATCGTCGTCCTCGGGGTCGCGGCCGCCACTGGGGGACTGTTCTCGGCCCTCTCGGACGGCCAGTCGTCACTCGAGGCTGACGACACTGCGGACCGTCCGGACGAGCCCTCGACCACCGAGACGGTCGGCTACGTCGAGGGCTACTGGTACGACGACGACCTCCCCGTCGACGAGCGCGATGATGCCGCACTCGAGCCGGACGAACTCGAGGCGGTCGTCTATCGGTCGATGGCTCGTGTCGAGCAGATCCGCGAGTTGACGTTCGAGGACCCGGTCGATGTCGAGGTTATCTCCCGTGAGCAGTTCCAGGAAGAGGACGAGGACCTCTTCGCAGACGTTTCAGACGAGGAACGCCTGCATCAGGAGGGTGTATTCGAGGCGCTGTTCATGATCGACCGTGACACCGCGGCCGAAGACGAAGTTCAGTCGCTTTTCGGTGACGCCGTGGATGGTTACTACGATCCCGCGACCGACGAGATCGTCCTCGTCTCGGACGACCCCGACGCGCCTGAGACAGACGAGGTCACCCTCGGCCACGAACTCTTACACGCCTTACAGGATCAGCACTTCGACCTCCAGCGCTACGACCGCGAGACGATCGACCAGGACGCCGCCAAAAACGGGCTTATCGAGGGCGATGCGGTCTGGGTCGACACCGAGTACGAACACCGTTGCGGTGCGGAGTGGGACTGTGTCAGTCCCGCCGGCGAGCCGGCGGGCTCGGGTGTGATGAACTGGGGACTGTACCTGATCGTCTTCCAGCCGTACGACGACGGCCCCGACTACGTGGATCACCTCCTCGAGGATGACGGCTGGGGTGCCGTCGACGCTGCCTACGACGAGCCGCCGGCAAGCAGCTCCGAAGTGATCCGGCCCGGCGACGAGCGCGGACCAGCCGATATCGAGGTCGAGGACCGCTCGAACGACGAATGGCGTCAGTTCGAGGTCGATGGCGAGGTCGCGACCGAGACGGTCGGTGAGGTCGGGATGGTGTCGATGTTCGCCGCGGACGTGCTCGATCCCGACCGACCGTCGGTGATCGACGAAGACGCCTTCTTCGAGGGCGACGACGGCAGGGTTGCGAACATCGACTACGACCAGCCGTACACCGACGGCTGGGCTGGCGACGAACTCGTCACGTACGTCCACGACGACGCGCTCGAGGCCGACGGGACGGACGAAGCCGTCGACCACACGGCGTACGTCTGGGAATCCGAGTGGGTGAGCGACGACGACGCCGCCCAGTTCCTCGAGGGCTACGTACACCTGCTCGAGTACTACGACGCCGAGCCAGTCGACGAGCGCCAGGATACCTACGAGATCGACGACGGCTTCCCCGGTGCGTACGCTCTCGAGGCCGACGACGAAACCGTGACGATCGTTCGCGCGCCGTCCGTAGACGCGCTCGACGATGTCAACGAGGGAGCGGGTCCCGAGGGCGAAGATCTGCTCGGCAACGGCGCACTCGACGCCGGGGACGACGATTCCACCGCTAACGAGGGCTCCGACGACACCGACGCGCTCGGCGGGCCGGCGGGTACCGGGCTGGGCTCGGTCGCTCTCGCCGCAGTCGTCGTCTTTGGAACTGGCGTCGTGGTCCTCCTCGTTCGGGACCGACGCCGCGCCCGCGTGGCGTTCGTCTCGAGCAGCCGCCGCAAGTGCAGCCGCCACGAGTCGTCTTCGACGACGATCGGCACTCTAGGCTGA
- a CDS encoding outer membrane protein assembly factor BamB family protein, translated as MPSRRELLLGVTAASTAAVAGCLGNTGAGPGTDDDYTWPTVGADLRNSRAIPDGVAPRDEPDVEWRVDLESSQATSEPIVTDDTVLVTTGLDIVAFDRETRNRRWSIDPDSEAYAYNSSPTVFDDTAYVPERRELTARDLESGAVEWSFELERIVSESALTVTDTGDDGRVYVAAGNTIHALDAESGDELWEQELLGIAQYALAKHADWLFVATRGGELYRLNSWEGAVEWRRTIEAGISSAPIVLTSDDRRRGHGVAIAGGDGSITYFDVGGEREWETELHAFGEDGLAIGHRRLLARSGSTLYALETDDGDERWRVDLGEHTRGPPIVVGDTVYVGGDRLRAIDIDGGVGVRTVRVGEQRFEREETGDVGYVTAAGGTLFVTTNVAAMDEESAELLVLS; from the coding sequence ATGCCCTCCAGACGTGAGCTGCTCCTCGGGGTCACGGCCGCGAGTACCGCCGCAGTCGCTGGCTGTCTCGGCAACACCGGCGCTGGTCCCGGAACTGACGACGACTACACGTGGCCGACCGTCGGCGCGGACCTCCGGAACTCGAGGGCGATTCCCGACGGGGTCGCCCCGCGAGACGAGCCGGACGTCGAGTGGCGCGTCGACCTCGAGTCCTCACAGGCGACCAGCGAACCGATCGTCACCGACGACACCGTCCTCGTGACGACGGGGCTCGATATCGTCGCGTTCGACAGGGAGACGAGAAACCGACGCTGGTCGATCGACCCCGACAGCGAGGCCTACGCCTACAACAGCTCGCCAACAGTGTTCGACGACACCGCGTACGTCCCCGAACGCAGGGAGCTGACGGCTCGAGACCTCGAGTCCGGCGCGGTCGAGTGGTCGTTCGAACTCGAGCGAATCGTCAGCGAGAGTGCGCTGACGGTGACGGATACGGGCGATGACGGCCGGGTCTACGTCGCCGCCGGCAACACCATCCACGCACTCGACGCGGAGAGCGGCGACGAGCTCTGGGAACAGGAGCTGCTCGGCATCGCACAGTACGCGCTCGCGAAACACGCGGACTGGCTGTTCGTCGCGACGCGCGGCGGCGAACTGTACCGACTCAATAGCTGGGAGGGGGCCGTCGAGTGGCGGCGGACGATCGAAGCGGGAATCTCGAGTGCGCCGATCGTGCTCACCTCGGACGACCGCCGACGCGGCCACGGCGTCGCCATCGCGGGCGGCGACGGCTCGATCACGTATTTCGATGTCGGTGGCGAACGCGAGTGGGAGACTGAACTCCACGCGTTCGGTGAAGACGGCCTCGCGATCGGCCACCGTCGGCTGCTCGCCCGGTCGGGGTCGACGCTCTATGCGCTCGAGACGGACGACGGTGACGAGCGGTGGCGGGTGGACCTCGGAGAGCACACCCGAGGTCCGCCGATCGTCGTCGGCGATACGGTCTACGTCGGCGGCGATCGACTCCGTGCGATCGACATCGACGGCGGCGTCGGCGTTCGGACGGTTCGCGTCGGCGAGCAACGATTCGAACGCGAAGAGACCGGCGACGTCGGCTACGTCACGGCCGCTGGCGGGACCCTGTTCGTGACGACGAATGTCGCGGCCATGGACGAGGAATCCGCAGAACTACTCGTCCTCTCTTGA
- a CDS encoding single-stranded DNA binding protein — MSDIEGVYEDLEADVSLEEFREAVEAKVEQMGGLADEETAAMLVAHEIGESEVGGVADIEPGMEEAKFVAKVISIGELRTFERDGEDADGRVVNVEVADETGSVRAAFWDEHAEAAVSELEEGQVLKVAGRPKEGFSGVEVSVDDVEPDDETEIDVTVSDTHTVEDLSLGLSNVNLVGLVLDTGSVRTFDRDDGSEGRVSNLTLGDETGRIRVTLWDERADLATELEPDATVEVVDGYVKERDGNLELHVGNRGTVEEVDEDVEYVPESTPIETVEIGQTVDIAGVVRSADPKRTFDRDDGSEGQVRNIRVQDATDDIRVALWGEKADVDVGPGDEVALGDVEIQDGWQDDLEASAGWQSTITVLESESAGDAGADDDGASAGLSAFADGADNGDEQSTTGEPTASDSASDTDDPSDGEELEFTGVVVQAGNPVVLDDGETTMSVATNVDVGLGEEITARGVVRDGRLEATDVF, encoded by the coding sequence ATGAGCGACATCGAGGGCGTCTACGAAGACCTCGAGGCCGACGTCTCCCTCGAGGAGTTTCGCGAGGCCGTCGAGGCGAAAGTCGAGCAGATGGGCGGACTCGCGGACGAAGAGACGGCGGCGATGCTCGTCGCTCACGAGATCGGCGAGAGCGAGGTCGGCGGCGTCGCCGACATCGAACCCGGCATGGAGGAAGCGAAGTTCGTCGCGAAGGTGATCTCGATTGGCGAGTTACGGACGTTCGAGCGCGACGGTGAGGACGCGGACGGCCGCGTGGTCAACGTCGAGGTCGCCGACGAGACCGGTTCGGTTCGGGCCGCGTTTTGGGACGAACACGCCGAAGCCGCGGTCTCCGAACTCGAGGAAGGACAAGTGCTCAAGGTCGCTGGCCGACCCAAGGAGGGCTTTTCGGGCGTCGAAGTGAGCGTTGACGACGTCGAACCGGACGACGAGACCGAAATCGACGTCACCGTCTCCGATACCCACACTGTCGAGGACCTCTCGCTTGGTCTCTCGAACGTCAACCTCGTCGGGCTAGTTCTTGACACCGGTTCCGTCCGAACGTTCGACCGCGACGACGGCTCCGAAGGACGGGTGTCAAATCTCACTCTCGGCGACGAGACGGGACGCATTCGCGTCACGCTGTGGGACGAACGGGCCGACCTCGCCACGGAACTCGAGCCCGATGCGACCGTCGAGGTCGTCGACGGCTACGTCAAAGAACGCGACGGCAACCTCGAACTCCACGTCGGCAACCGCGGAACGGTCGAGGAAGTCGACGAGGACGTCGAGTACGTCCCCGAAAGCACACCCATCGAGACCGTCGAGATCGGCCAGACGGTCGATATCGCGGGTGTCGTTCGCTCGGCGGATCCGAAACGCACCTTCGACCGTGATGACGGCTCGGAAGGCCAGGTCCGAAACATTCGGGTTCAGGATGCGACCGACGACATTCGCGTCGCCCTCTGGGGCGAGAAAGCAGACGTCGACGTCGGTCCCGGCGACGAGGTCGCACTCGGCGATGTCGAGATTCAGGACGGTTGGCAGGACGATCTCGAGGCTTCGGCGGGCTGGCAGTCGACGATCACGGTGCTCGAGTCCGAGTCGGCGGGCGACGCCGGAGCGGACGACGACGGGGCGAGCGCTGGGCTGTCGGCGTTCGCCGACGGCGCGGACAACGGCGACGAGCAGTCTACAACCGGCGAACCGACGGCGTCCGATTCGGCTTCGGATACCGACGACCCGTCCGACGGCGAGGAACTCGAGTTCACCGGCGTCGTCGTC
- a CDS encoding cysteine hydrolase family protein → MHLEPTQTAVVVVDMQNGFCHPDGSLYAPGSEDVIDPVSELVERAHEVDASVVYTRDVHPPEQFGDAYYYDEFEQWGEHVLEGSWEAEVVEGLPVDVADHVVEKHTYDAFQKTELEGWLTARGIRDLVFCGTLANVCVLHSAGSAGLRDFRPILVEDCIGHIEEDHREYALEHAEWLFGEVTTSDELEFV, encoded by the coding sequence ATGCACCTCGAGCCAACCCAGACCGCAGTGGTGGTAGTCGACATGCAAAACGGCTTCTGTCACCCCGACGGCTCGCTGTACGCGCCGGGAAGCGAAGACGTAATCGACCCCGTCAGTGAGTTGGTCGAACGAGCCCACGAGGTCGATGCGTCGGTCGTCTACACCCGAGACGTTCACCCGCCCGAGCAGTTCGGCGACGCCTACTACTACGACGAGTTCGAGCAGTGGGGCGAACACGTCCTCGAGGGGTCGTGGGAGGCCGAGGTCGTCGAGGGACTCCCCGTCGACGTGGCCGACCACGTCGTCGAAAAACACACCTACGACGCCTTCCAGAAGACCGAACTCGAGGGGTGGCTGACCGCTCGCGGCATCCGTGATCTCGTCTTCTGTGGCACGCTTGCGAACGTCTGCGTGCTCCACTCGGCGGGCAGTGCTGGCCTGCGGGATTTCCGGCCGATCCTCGTCGAAGACTGCATCGGCCACATCGAAGAAGACCACCGGGAGTACGCCCTAGAACACGCCGAGTGGCTCTTCGGCGAAGTGACGACGAGCGACGAGCTCGAATTCGTCTGA